From Harpia harpyja isolate bHarHar1 chromosome 19, bHarHar1 primary haplotype, whole genome shotgun sequence, one genomic window encodes:
- the NUP188 gene encoding nucleoporin NUP188 isoform X2: MAAGGLCARSSRELWTILLGRSALREPAQIAAELNKHWQRLLEGLSYYKPPSTTSAEKIKADKDVAVPLKELGLRVSKFLGLDEEQSVQLLQCYLQEDYRGTRDSLKTVLQDERQSQALMLKLADYYYEERICILRCVLHLLTYFQDERHPYTAQYFQCVEKLDKELVPNYRKQFEALYKAEAPTWETHGNLMTERQVSRWFVQCLREQSMLLEVIFLYYAYFEMAPDELLAFAKMFKEQGFGTRQTNRHLVDESMDHLVDRIGYFSALILVEGMEIDSLHERALDDRTEEHKLANNERIHQEMDNQLLQLGDVSHHAPVLLAWALLRHTVNPEESTNIIRRMGSTAIQLNVFQYLTKLLRSLSSGGKNCTASTACMCIYGLLSFVLTSLELHTLGNQQDIIDAACEVLAASSIPQLFWKTEPTAGLGIILDSVCGMFPHLLTPLLQLLQALVSDKSTAKKVYSFLDKMSFYIELYKRKPPDVISHEDGTLWRRQSPKLLYPLGLGQTNLRIPQGTVGQVMLDDRAYLVRWEYSYSSWTLFTCEIEMLLHVVSTADVIQHCQRVKPIIDLVHKVISTDVSIADCLLPITSRIYMLLQRLTTVISPPVDVIASCVNCLTVLAARMPAKVWTDLHHTGFLPFVANPVSSMNHVISAEGMNAGGYGNLLMSIEQPQGEYSVTISFLNLITTLVRGQLGSTQSQGLVPCIVFVLKEMLPNYHKWRYNSHGVREKIGCLILQLIHAILNLCPEMDPRSSNAPSLQSLCIFSLANTEAGQAVINIMGIGVDTIDMVMASQSSSDESQGQGQLLIQTIKLAFSVTNNVIRLKPPSSVVSPLEQALTQHGAHGNNLIAVLAKYIYHKHDPALPRLAIQLLKRLATVAPMSVYACLGSDAAAIRDAFLTRLQSKIEDMRIKVMILEFLTVAVETQPGLIELFLNLEVKDGSDGSKEFSLGEWSCLQVVLELIDSKQQERYWCPPLLHRAAIAFLHALWQDRRDSAMLVLRTKPKFWENLTNPLFGTLPPPSESSELSVLDTCALIMKIICLEIYYVVKGSLDQSLKDTLKNFSTKKRFAYWSEYVKLLAYHVAETEGSSCASVTEYQMLISAWRMLLIISTSHADIMHLTDSAVHQQLFLDVLNGTKVLLLVPMSVSCLQLGSMLCTLLLILLKQWKSELGSVDKIINSLTQILEGVLQADQQMMEKTKAKVFSALITVLQMKEMKVNEIPQYSQLVLSVCGTLQDEVIALFDQTRHSLTLGDATDDKDSMETDDASRVKHKDQRDGVCVLGLHLAKELCEADEDGDYWLQVTRKVPVLPTIFAALEISLRVKQNLHFTEASLHLLLTLARTQQGAAAVAGAGVTQSVCLPLLSVYQLSTNGAIQTSASSRKSLDAPSWPGVYRLSMSLMERLLKTLRYNFLTEALDFVGVHQERILQCLNAVRTVQSLACLEEADHTVGFILQLSNFTKEWHFHLPQLMRDMQVNLCYLCQACTSLLHSRKMLQHYLQTKNGDSLPSSVTPRVQRNPQASSKHPSPESEAAEQKALLTVQYSLLKILSKSLAALRHFTPDVCQILLDQSLDLAEYNVLFVLSFTTPAFDSDVAPSFGTLLATVNVALNMLGELDKKKEPFPQAAGLNMQEGTKTLKSLLMFTMENCFYLLISQAVRYLRDPAVHPRDKQRMKQELSSELSTLLSSLSRYFRRGGPSSPASGVLPSPQGKSASKLGPEGQEPLFQLVQAFVRHVQR, translated from the exons atggcggcgggcgggctgtgCGCGAG GAGCAGCAGAGAATTATGGACAATTCTTCTGGGCAGATCAGCTTTAAGAGAACCA gCACAGATTGCAGCAGAATTGAACAAGCACTGGCAGAGATTGTTAGAGGGACTTTCATACTATAAACCGCCAAG tacgacttcagcagaaaaaataaaagctgataaAGATGTAGCTGTTCCACTAAAAGAATTGGGTCTGAGGGTCAGCAAGTTTTTG gGTCTGGATGAAGAGCAGAGTGTGCAGTTGTTACAGTGTTATCTTCAAGAGGATTACAGAGGAACAAGGGACTCCCTGAAG ACAGTTCTTCAGGATGAAAGGCAGAGTCAGGCTCTGATGCTGAAG CTTGCTGACTATTACTATGAAGAGAGGATCTGCATTCTGCGCTGTGTCCTCCATCTACTCACTTATTTTCAGGATGAGAGGCACCCTTACACG gCACAATACTTCCAGTGTGTTGAAAAGTTGGACAAGGAACTAGTTCCTAATTACCGGAAACAGTTTGAAGCACTGTACAAAGCAGAAGCTCCTACATGGGAAACACATGGAAATCTCAtg ACAGAACGTCAGGTTTCCCGTTGGTTTGTGCAATGCCTCCGTGAACAGTCCATGCTCCTGGAAGTCATCTTCCTCTACTATGCATACTTTGAAATGGCACCTGATGAGCTTCTGGCATTTGCAAAGATGTTCAAAGAACAGGGATTTGGCACTAGACAAACCAACAGACATTTGGTAGATGAGAGCATGGATCACTTGGTGGATCGTATTGG CTACTTTAGTGCTCTTATTCTGGTGGAAGGCATGGAAATTGACTCCCTCCATGAGCGTGCTTTGGATGACAGGACGGAGGAGCACAAGTTAGCCAATAATGAGCGCATCCACCAG GAGATGGACAATCAGCTGCTGCAGTTAGGGGATGTTTCACATCATGCTCCGGTGCTTTTGGCCTGGGCTCTACTCCGTCACACTGTAAATCCAGAGGAGTCAACAAACATCATCAGGAGAATGGGCAGCACTGCTATCCAGCTGAATGTTTTCCAGTATCTGACAAAGCTTCTGCGATCGCTGAGCAGTGGGGGGAAGAAT TGTACTGCCAGCACAGCTTGTATGTGTATTTATGGACTTCTTTCCTTTGTCCTAACATCACTGGAATTACATACATTGGGCAATCAGCAG GATATAATTGATGCTGCATGTGAAGTTCTGGCAGCTTCCAGCATTCCTCAGCTCTTCTGGAAGACA GAACCTACTGCAGGTCTGGGTATTATCCTGGACAGTGTGTGTGGGATGTTCCCCCATCTTCTTACTCCcctccttcagctgctccaaGCCCTTGTGTCTGATAAATCTACTGCAAAAAAG GTATACAGTTTCCTGGATAAAATGTCCTTCTATATCGAACTGTACAAGCGTAAACCTCCTGATGTGATCTCTCATGAAGACGGCACACTTTGGCGAAGACAGTCTCCAAAGCTCCTCTATCCTCTTG GCCTAGGTCAAACAAATCTGCGGATACCTCAGGGAACAGTGGGCCAAGTGATGCTGGATGATCGGGCTTATTTGGTACGATGGGAGTACTCCTACAGCAGCTGGACACTGTTTACCTGTGAGATTGAGATGCTGCTCCATGTTGTATCGACAGCAG ATGTGATTCAGCATTGCCAGAGGGTCAAACCAATAATTGATCTCGTTCATAAAGTCATCAGCACTGATGTGTCAATAGCAGATTGCCTTCTGCCAATCACGTCACGAATCTACATGCTCCTGCAGAG GCTAACAACTGTTATCTCTCCCCCTGTGGATGTTATTGCTTCTTGTGTCAATTGTTTGACAGTACTGGCTGCTCGCATGCCAGCCAAG GTTTGGACTGACCTTCACCATACAGGCTTCTTACCATTTGTTGCCAATCCAGTGTCCAGTATGAATCATGTGATTAG TGCAGAGGGAATGAATGCTGGGGGCTATGGAAACCTATTGATGAGCATAGAACAGCCTCAAGGCGAGTACAGTGTTACCATCTCCTTCCTGAACCTGATAACAACTCTTGTCCGG gGACAACTTGGTAGCACCCAGAGCCAAGGACTTGTGCCCTGCATTGTGTTTGTCCTGAAGGAGATGTTACCAAATTACCACAAATGGCGTTATAACTCTCATGGAGTGAGAGAGAAAATTG GATGCCTAATTCTGCAGCTGATCCATGCTATACTGAATTTATGCCCTGAAATGGATCCTCGCAGCAG CAATGCCCCCAGCCTTCAGTCCTTGTGTATCTTCAGCCTGGCCAACACTGAAGCAGGGCAAGCTGTCATTAACATCATGGGAATTGGTGTGGACACTATTGATATGGTAATGGCCTCCCAGTCTAGTAG TGATGAGTCACAAGGCCAAGGTCAACTTCTGATCCAAACAATTAAGCTGGCATTCTCGGTTACGAATAACGTCATCCGGTTGAAACCCCCCTCTAGCGTGGTATCTCCATTAGAACAGGCACTTACTCAGCATG GTGCTCATGGAAACAACCTCATTGCAGTCTTGGCCAAATACATCTACCACAAGCATGACCCTGCACTTCCACGCCTGGCCATCCAATTGCTCAAACGACTGGCTACG GTTGCTCCCATGTCTGTTTATGCCTGCCTTGGTAGTGATGCTGCTGCCATCCGTGATGCCTTTCTCACCCGCCTGCAGAGCAAGATTGAGGACATGCGTATTAAGGTCATGATACTGGAGTTCCTCACAGTTGCGGTGGAGACACAACCTGGGCTCATTGAGCTGTTCCTGAACTTGGAAGTGAAGGATGGCAGTGATGGGTCAAAG gAATTCAGCTTAGGGGAGTGGAGTTGCCTCCAAGTAGTCTTAGAGTTGATAGACTCCAAGCAACAGGAGAGGTACTGGTGCCCTCCCCTCTTGCACCGTGCTGCCATTGCCTTCCTGCATGCTCTGTGGCAGGACCGTCGAGATAGTGCCATGCTAGTTCTGAGGACAAA GCCAAAATTTTGGGAAAATTTAACCAATCCCCTCTTTGGGACCCTTCCTCCACCTTCAGAATCGTCAGAG cTCAGTGTCTTGGATACCTGTGCCTTAATCATGAAAATCATCTGTTTGGAGATCTACTATGTTGTCAA GGGCTCACTGGATCAGTCCCTGAAAGACACGCTGAAGAATTTCTCCACCAAAAAGCGCTTTGCTTATTGGTCAGAATATGTGAAGTTACTGGCATATCATGTGGCAGAGACAGAGGGTAGCAGCTGTGCCTCCGTGACAGAATATCAAATGCTCATCTCAGCCTGGCGGATGCTGCTGATAATCTCTACTAGCCAT GCGGATATAATGCATCTGACTGATTCTGCAGTTCATCAGCAATTGTTTCTGGATGTGCTAAATGGGACCAAGGTTTTG CTCCTAGTTCCCATGTCAGTATCCTGTCTGCAACTGGGGTCTATGCTATGTACCCTTCTTCTGATCCTGCTCAAACAGTGGAAGAG CGAGTTGGGTTCTGTGGATAAAATCATAAACTCCTTGACGCAGATTCTGGAGGGAGTactacaggcagatcagcagaTGATGGAGAAAACCAAAGCCAAAGTGTTCTCAGCTCTTATCACTGTTCTGCAAATGAAGGAGATGAAAG TGAATGAGATCCCACAGTACTCCCAGCTGGTGTTGAGTGTGTGTGGAACACTCCAAGATGAGGTCATTGCACTCTTTGACCAGACTCGACACAGCCTGACCTTGGGAGATGCTACAGATGACAAGGACAGTATGGAAACAGATGATGCCTCCCGAGTTAAACACAAAGACCAGCGAGATGGG GTGTGTGTTCTGGGTCTGCATCTGGCTAAAGAGCTCTGTGAAGCTGATGAAGATGGGGACTACTGGCTACAGGTTACTAGGAAAGTCCCTGTACTTCCTACTATCTTTGCTGCATTGGAGATCAGCCTGAGAGTTAAACAAAACCTTCACTTCACAGAGGCCTCATTACATTTACTTCTGACCTTAGCAAGGACTCAACAG ggagcagcagcagtggctggagCTGGTGTCACACAGAGTGTCTGCCTGCCCCTCTTGAGTGTGTACCAGCTCAGCACTAACGGAGCCATTCAG ACATCTGCTTCATCTCGAAAGTCTCTGGATGCCCCCTCTTGGCCTGGGGTCTATCGTCTCTCCATGTCACTGATGGAACGCCTTCTTAAAACACTTAGATACAACTTTCTGACGGAAGCACTGGACTTTGTCGGTGTCCATCAAGAGAGGATTCTTCAG tgCCTGAATGCAGTACGGACCGTACAGAGCTTGGCCTGTCTGGAAGAGGCCGATCACACTGTTGGCTTCATTCTTCAGCTCTCAAATTTCACAAAGGAGTGGCATTTCCACCTGCCACAGCTTATGAGGGACATGCAG GTGAATCTGTGTTATCTGTGTCAGGCCTGTACCTCCCTCCTGCACAGCCGCAAAATGCTCCAGCACTACTTGCAG aCAAAAAATGGTGATTCCCTTCCATCAAGTGTGACTCCACGAGTGCAGCGTAATCCCCAAGCCTCCTCCAAACATCCCAGTCCTGAGTCAgaggcagcagagcagaaggcACTGCTTACAGTGCAGTACAGCCTCTTGAAAATCCTCAGCAAATCTCTTGCTGCCCTACGCCATTTCACCCCTGATGTCTGCCAGATCCTCCTTGATCAG TCACTGGACCTTGCTGAGTACAACGTGCTCTTCGTTTTGAGTTTCACCACACCAGCCTTTGATTCAGATGTCGCACCTTCCTTTGGGACCCTCCTTGCCACAGTCAATGTGGCCCTTAACATGTTGGGAGAG CTGGACAAGAAGAAGGAACCTTTCCCTCAGGCAGCAGGGCTGAATATGCAAGAGGGAACCAAAACCCTCAA GTCTCTGCTTATGTTTACAATGGAAAACTGTTTCTACCTGCTCATCTCCCAGGCTGTTCGGTACTTGAGAGACCCAGCTGTGCATCCCCGTGATAAGCAGCGGATGAAACAGGAGCTCAGCTCTGAGCTG AGTACACTGCTCTCCAGCCTGTCTCGTTACTTCCGCCGTGGTGGTCCCTCCTCACCTGCCAGTGGCGTTCTTCCCTCTCCCCAAGGAAAGTCTGCCTCCAAGCTGGGTCCCGAGGGGCAGGAGCCTTTGTTTCAGCTTGTGCAGGCCTTTGTCCGGCACGTGCAGAGATAG
- the NUP188 gene encoding nucleoporin NUP188 isoform X1: MAAGGLCARSSRELWTILLGRSALREPAQIAAELNKHWQRLLEGLSYYKPPSTTSAEKIKADKDVAVPLKELGLRVSKFLGLDEEQSVQLLQCYLQEDYRGTRDSLKTVLQDERQSQALMLKLADYYYEERICILRCVLHLLTYFQDERHPYTAQYFQCVEKLDKELVPNYRKQFEALYKAEAPTWETHGNLMTERQVSRWFVQCLREQSMLLEVIFLYYAYFEMAPDELLAFAKMFKEQGFGTRQTNRHLVDESMDHLVDRIGYFSALILVEGMEIDSLHERALDDRTEEHKLANNERIHQEMDNQLLQLGDVSHHAPVLLAWALLRHTVNPEESTNIIRRMGSTAIQLNVFQYLTKLLRSLSSGGKNCTASTACMCIYGLLSFVLTSLELHTLGNQQDIIDAACEVLAASSIPQLFWKTEPTAGLGIILDSVCGMFPHLLTPLLQLLQALVSDKSTAKKVYSFLDKMSFYIELYKRKPPDVISHEDGTLWRRQSPKLLYPLGLGQTNLRIPQGTVGQVMLDDRAYLVRWEYSYSSWTLFTCEIEMLLHVVSTADVIQHCQRVKPIIDLVHKVISTDVSIADCLLPITSRIYMLLQRLTTVISPPVDVIASCVNCLTVLAARMPAKVWTDLHHTGFLPFVANPVSSMNHVISAEGMNAGGYGNLLMSIEQPQGEYSVTISFLNLITTLVRGQLGSTQSQGLVPCIVFVLKEMLPNYHKWRYNSHGVREKIGCLILQLIHAILNLCPEMDPRSSNAPSLQSLCIFSLANTEAGQAVINIMGIGVDTIDMVMASQSSSDESQGQGQLLIQTIKLAFSVTNNVIRLKPPSSVVSPLEQALTQHGAHGNNLIAVLAKYIYHKHDPALPRLAIQLLKRLATVAPMSVYACLGSDAAAIRDAFLTRLQSKIEDMRIKVMILEFLTVAVETQPGLIELFLNLEVKDGSDGSKEFSLGEWSCLQVVLELIDSKQQERYWCPPLLHRAAIAFLHALWQDRRDSAMLVLRTKPKFWENLTNPLFGTLPPPSESSELSVLDTCALIMKIICLEIYYVVKGSLDQSLKDTLKNFSTKKRFAYWSEYVKLLAYHVAETEGSSCASVTEYQMLISAWRMLLIISTSHADIMHLTDSAVHQQLFLDVLNGTKVLLLVPMSVSCLQLGSMLCTLLLILLKQWKSELGSVDKIINSLTQILEGVLQADQQMMEKTKAKVFSALITVLQMKEMKVNEIPQYSQLVLSVCGTLQDEVIALFDQTRHSLTLGDATDDKDSMETDDASRVKHKDQRDGVCVLGLHLAKELCEADEDGDYWLQVTRKVPVLPTIFAALEISLRVKQNLHFTEASLHLLLTLARTQQGAAAVAGAGVTQSVCLPLLSVYQLSTNGAIQTSASSRKSLDAPSWPGVYRLSMSLMERLLKTLRYNFLTEALDFVGVHQERILQCLNAVRTVQSLACLEEADHTVGFILQLSNFTKEWHFHLPQLMRDMQVNLCYLCQACTSLLHSRKMLQHYLQVRMRTVSQTTKNGDSLPSSVTPRVQRNPQASSKHPSPESEAAEQKALLTVQYSLLKILSKSLAALRHFTPDVCQILLDQSLDLAEYNVLFVLSFTTPAFDSDVAPSFGTLLATVNVALNMLGELDKKKEPFPQAAGLNMQEGTKTLKSLLMFTMENCFYLLISQAVRYLRDPAVHPRDKQRMKQELSSELSTLLSSLSRYFRRGGPSSPASGVLPSPQGKSASKLGPEGQEPLFQLVQAFVRHVQR; encoded by the exons atggcggcgggcgggctgtgCGCGAG GAGCAGCAGAGAATTATGGACAATTCTTCTGGGCAGATCAGCTTTAAGAGAACCA gCACAGATTGCAGCAGAATTGAACAAGCACTGGCAGAGATTGTTAGAGGGACTTTCATACTATAAACCGCCAAG tacgacttcagcagaaaaaataaaagctgataaAGATGTAGCTGTTCCACTAAAAGAATTGGGTCTGAGGGTCAGCAAGTTTTTG gGTCTGGATGAAGAGCAGAGTGTGCAGTTGTTACAGTGTTATCTTCAAGAGGATTACAGAGGAACAAGGGACTCCCTGAAG ACAGTTCTTCAGGATGAAAGGCAGAGTCAGGCTCTGATGCTGAAG CTTGCTGACTATTACTATGAAGAGAGGATCTGCATTCTGCGCTGTGTCCTCCATCTACTCACTTATTTTCAGGATGAGAGGCACCCTTACACG gCACAATACTTCCAGTGTGTTGAAAAGTTGGACAAGGAACTAGTTCCTAATTACCGGAAACAGTTTGAAGCACTGTACAAAGCAGAAGCTCCTACATGGGAAACACATGGAAATCTCAtg ACAGAACGTCAGGTTTCCCGTTGGTTTGTGCAATGCCTCCGTGAACAGTCCATGCTCCTGGAAGTCATCTTCCTCTACTATGCATACTTTGAAATGGCACCTGATGAGCTTCTGGCATTTGCAAAGATGTTCAAAGAACAGGGATTTGGCACTAGACAAACCAACAGACATTTGGTAGATGAGAGCATGGATCACTTGGTGGATCGTATTGG CTACTTTAGTGCTCTTATTCTGGTGGAAGGCATGGAAATTGACTCCCTCCATGAGCGTGCTTTGGATGACAGGACGGAGGAGCACAAGTTAGCCAATAATGAGCGCATCCACCAG GAGATGGACAATCAGCTGCTGCAGTTAGGGGATGTTTCACATCATGCTCCGGTGCTTTTGGCCTGGGCTCTACTCCGTCACACTGTAAATCCAGAGGAGTCAACAAACATCATCAGGAGAATGGGCAGCACTGCTATCCAGCTGAATGTTTTCCAGTATCTGACAAAGCTTCTGCGATCGCTGAGCAGTGGGGGGAAGAAT TGTACTGCCAGCACAGCTTGTATGTGTATTTATGGACTTCTTTCCTTTGTCCTAACATCACTGGAATTACATACATTGGGCAATCAGCAG GATATAATTGATGCTGCATGTGAAGTTCTGGCAGCTTCCAGCATTCCTCAGCTCTTCTGGAAGACA GAACCTACTGCAGGTCTGGGTATTATCCTGGACAGTGTGTGTGGGATGTTCCCCCATCTTCTTACTCCcctccttcagctgctccaaGCCCTTGTGTCTGATAAATCTACTGCAAAAAAG GTATACAGTTTCCTGGATAAAATGTCCTTCTATATCGAACTGTACAAGCGTAAACCTCCTGATGTGATCTCTCATGAAGACGGCACACTTTGGCGAAGACAGTCTCCAAAGCTCCTCTATCCTCTTG GCCTAGGTCAAACAAATCTGCGGATACCTCAGGGAACAGTGGGCCAAGTGATGCTGGATGATCGGGCTTATTTGGTACGATGGGAGTACTCCTACAGCAGCTGGACACTGTTTACCTGTGAGATTGAGATGCTGCTCCATGTTGTATCGACAGCAG ATGTGATTCAGCATTGCCAGAGGGTCAAACCAATAATTGATCTCGTTCATAAAGTCATCAGCACTGATGTGTCAATAGCAGATTGCCTTCTGCCAATCACGTCACGAATCTACATGCTCCTGCAGAG GCTAACAACTGTTATCTCTCCCCCTGTGGATGTTATTGCTTCTTGTGTCAATTGTTTGACAGTACTGGCTGCTCGCATGCCAGCCAAG GTTTGGACTGACCTTCACCATACAGGCTTCTTACCATTTGTTGCCAATCCAGTGTCCAGTATGAATCATGTGATTAG TGCAGAGGGAATGAATGCTGGGGGCTATGGAAACCTATTGATGAGCATAGAACAGCCTCAAGGCGAGTACAGTGTTACCATCTCCTTCCTGAACCTGATAACAACTCTTGTCCGG gGACAACTTGGTAGCACCCAGAGCCAAGGACTTGTGCCCTGCATTGTGTTTGTCCTGAAGGAGATGTTACCAAATTACCACAAATGGCGTTATAACTCTCATGGAGTGAGAGAGAAAATTG GATGCCTAATTCTGCAGCTGATCCATGCTATACTGAATTTATGCCCTGAAATGGATCCTCGCAGCAG CAATGCCCCCAGCCTTCAGTCCTTGTGTATCTTCAGCCTGGCCAACACTGAAGCAGGGCAAGCTGTCATTAACATCATGGGAATTGGTGTGGACACTATTGATATGGTAATGGCCTCCCAGTCTAGTAG TGATGAGTCACAAGGCCAAGGTCAACTTCTGATCCAAACAATTAAGCTGGCATTCTCGGTTACGAATAACGTCATCCGGTTGAAACCCCCCTCTAGCGTGGTATCTCCATTAGAACAGGCACTTACTCAGCATG GTGCTCATGGAAACAACCTCATTGCAGTCTTGGCCAAATACATCTACCACAAGCATGACCCTGCACTTCCACGCCTGGCCATCCAATTGCTCAAACGACTGGCTACG GTTGCTCCCATGTCTGTTTATGCCTGCCTTGGTAGTGATGCTGCTGCCATCCGTGATGCCTTTCTCACCCGCCTGCAGAGCAAGATTGAGGACATGCGTATTAAGGTCATGATACTGGAGTTCCTCACAGTTGCGGTGGAGACACAACCTGGGCTCATTGAGCTGTTCCTGAACTTGGAAGTGAAGGATGGCAGTGATGGGTCAAAG gAATTCAGCTTAGGGGAGTGGAGTTGCCTCCAAGTAGTCTTAGAGTTGATAGACTCCAAGCAACAGGAGAGGTACTGGTGCCCTCCCCTCTTGCACCGTGCTGCCATTGCCTTCCTGCATGCTCTGTGGCAGGACCGTCGAGATAGTGCCATGCTAGTTCTGAGGACAAA GCCAAAATTTTGGGAAAATTTAACCAATCCCCTCTTTGGGACCCTTCCTCCACCTTCAGAATCGTCAGAG cTCAGTGTCTTGGATACCTGTGCCTTAATCATGAAAATCATCTGTTTGGAGATCTACTATGTTGTCAA GGGCTCACTGGATCAGTCCCTGAAAGACACGCTGAAGAATTTCTCCACCAAAAAGCGCTTTGCTTATTGGTCAGAATATGTGAAGTTACTGGCATATCATGTGGCAGAGACAGAGGGTAGCAGCTGTGCCTCCGTGACAGAATATCAAATGCTCATCTCAGCCTGGCGGATGCTGCTGATAATCTCTACTAGCCAT GCGGATATAATGCATCTGACTGATTCTGCAGTTCATCAGCAATTGTTTCTGGATGTGCTAAATGGGACCAAGGTTTTG CTCCTAGTTCCCATGTCAGTATCCTGTCTGCAACTGGGGTCTATGCTATGTACCCTTCTTCTGATCCTGCTCAAACAGTGGAAGAG CGAGTTGGGTTCTGTGGATAAAATCATAAACTCCTTGACGCAGATTCTGGAGGGAGTactacaggcagatcagcagaTGATGGAGAAAACCAAAGCCAAAGTGTTCTCAGCTCTTATCACTGTTCTGCAAATGAAGGAGATGAAAG TGAATGAGATCCCACAGTACTCCCAGCTGGTGTTGAGTGTGTGTGGAACACTCCAAGATGAGGTCATTGCACTCTTTGACCAGACTCGACACAGCCTGACCTTGGGAGATGCTACAGATGACAAGGACAGTATGGAAACAGATGATGCCTCCCGAGTTAAACACAAAGACCAGCGAGATGGG GTGTGTGTTCTGGGTCTGCATCTGGCTAAAGAGCTCTGTGAAGCTGATGAAGATGGGGACTACTGGCTACAGGTTACTAGGAAAGTCCCTGTACTTCCTACTATCTTTGCTGCATTGGAGATCAGCCTGAGAGTTAAACAAAACCTTCACTTCACAGAGGCCTCATTACATTTACTTCTGACCTTAGCAAGGACTCAACAG ggagcagcagcagtggctggagCTGGTGTCACACAGAGTGTCTGCCTGCCCCTCTTGAGTGTGTACCAGCTCAGCACTAACGGAGCCATTCAG ACATCTGCTTCATCTCGAAAGTCTCTGGATGCCCCCTCTTGGCCTGGGGTCTATCGTCTCTCCATGTCACTGATGGAACGCCTTCTTAAAACACTTAGATACAACTTTCTGACGGAAGCACTGGACTTTGTCGGTGTCCATCAAGAGAGGATTCTTCAG tgCCTGAATGCAGTACGGACCGTACAGAGCTTGGCCTGTCTGGAAGAGGCCGATCACACTGTTGGCTTCATTCTTCAGCTCTCAAATTTCACAAAGGAGTGGCATTTCCACCTGCCACAGCTTATGAGGGACATGCAG GTGAATCTGTGTTATCTGTGTCAGGCCTGTACCTCCCTCCTGCACAGCCGCAAAATGCTCCAGCACTACTTGCAGGTGAGGATGAGGACTGTAAGCCAAACT aCAAAAAATGGTGATTCCCTTCCATCAAGTGTGACTCCACGAGTGCAGCGTAATCCCCAAGCCTCCTCCAAACATCCCAGTCCTGAGTCAgaggcagcagagcagaaggcACTGCTTACAGTGCAGTACAGCCTCTTGAAAATCCTCAGCAAATCTCTTGCTGCCCTACGCCATTTCACCCCTGATGTCTGCCAGATCCTCCTTGATCAG TCACTGGACCTTGCTGAGTACAACGTGCTCTTCGTTTTGAGTTTCACCACACCAGCCTTTGATTCAGATGTCGCACCTTCCTTTGGGACCCTCCTTGCCACAGTCAATGTGGCCCTTAACATGTTGGGAGAG CTGGACAAGAAGAAGGAACCTTTCCCTCAGGCAGCAGGGCTGAATATGCAAGAGGGAACCAAAACCCTCAA GTCTCTGCTTATGTTTACAATGGAAAACTGTTTCTACCTGCTCATCTCCCAGGCTGTTCGGTACTTGAGAGACCCAGCTGTGCATCCCCGTGATAAGCAGCGGATGAAACAGGAGCTCAGCTCTGAGCTG AGTACACTGCTCTCCAGCCTGTCTCGTTACTTCCGCCGTGGTGGTCCCTCCTCACCTGCCAGTGGCGTTCTTCCCTCTCCCCAAGGAAAGTCTGCCTCCAAGCTGGGTCCCGAGGGGCAGGAGCCTTTGTTTCAGCTTGTGCAGGCCTTTGTCCGGCACGTGCAGAGATAG